The stretch of DNA GGCCGCACCTTGCGTAATATTCCGCTGCTACGCCCAGAGTTATTGAATTGGGCGGGCGAGGTCAGAATGAACGGACATCCAAAAGCGGTAGAGGACTACCGCAGTCCAAAACGCTAGCGCTACTTCCGGCGCTGTTCTGCGCGAGGGGTCTTGGCTTTGGCCTTTTGCAATTTGTGACCGTATTTTCGTTTGAACCGGAAGCACGAGGCGAACTCTGTTCGTCCTTCATCATTCTCCCAGACCTCATGGTAGCGCGGTTGGCGTGGCAGGCTGCGCAACCGGCGCTGTTTGAGGATATTGCCCTCAGGATCACAATCCAGCTCCAGGAATCGCGCCGGATGGTTCCGGTCCCAACGATTTGAGAGGATGACGAGAATTTTGCGTTTCATGCTCCCCTGCAGATTGCCAGAGAACCTGGTCCGGGTCCATTTCCTTCATGATTTGGAGTAGTCACCTACTAACCAGGAAAATTAAAAGGACTAAACTGCGCCAATCATGAAATGACTGCATGAGAATTCTCCTGCGCAATACCCAGACGGGCCTGTTCTATGCCGGACCCGAAAAATGGACGGAGCACGACGCCGAGGCGGTGGATTTCGAAAAAACGGACCGGGCCCTGGACACCGCCTGGGCAAGCCGCATCGCATCGGTCGAGGTCCTCGTGCGATTCGAGGAGCCCTTTTTCGAGATTCCACTGCGAGTGGTGGGGTTCGGCAAATAAGGCTAGAACGCGCCGTGTTCCAGGCGGGCGATGCGCTCCTCGAGGGGCGGGTGCGACGCAAATAGCGACAGAACCCCCCGGCGGGGACCCGAAATCTTAAGCGCCTGAAATGAGGGATGCTGCTGTGCTTCGGCAGCAACGGCTGCCGGGTCGTTCAACCGGGCCAGCGTTTTCAGGGCATTAATCATGTTTTCCCGGCCCGCCAGGCGCGCCCCGCCTGCGTCGGCTCGGAACTCGCGCCAGCGAGAGAACCAGCACACCACGATCATGCCCAGGATGGAGAAAACGGTTTGGAACAGCATGATGAGCATCCATTCCACAATGCCGCCCCCGCTATCGCGCTCATTGCGCGAGCGCAATGCCTGGCTCACCACAAATGCCAAAACCCGCGCCAGGAACAAGACGAACGCGTTGATCACCCCTTGAATCAGGGTCATCGTGACCATGTCGCCATTGGCGACGTGGGTTATTTCATGCCCCAGGACCCCCTCGACATCCTTGGAACCCATCCGTTGGAGCAGGCCGCTCGATACCGCCACCAGCGCCCGCGAGCGGGTTGGCCCGGTGGCAAAAGCGTTTACCTCATTAGATTCATAAATCCCCACCTCCGGCAGCTTGGGCAACCCCGCAGCCCGGGCCAGGCCATGCACCGTCTCGACCAGTTCTCTCAGGCGCGGGTCGTTCGTGTCGGGGGGAATCACCTGCACACCCATCATCCACTTGGCCATCACACGCGACAGAGCCAGCGAAATAAACGCCCCGGCAAAACCCCAAACCAGGCATAGCACCGCCAGACCGGCCAGATGCCCTTGCGGGAAGTAGTTGCCCACCCGAAGCAAACCCAGAATCACCGTGATGGTGAGCATCACCAGGATGTTCACCAGGACGAATAGGAATATTCTTTTCCCGATTTGAGCCATTTTCATAATTAATAGACTACGCCGTTCGCAATAGCATACCGACTTACCCGGCTTTTGCAATGCCCCGCCCCATTACATCGGGATGACATTTTTGTAATGCCCGCTTCCCTCCCGGAGGGCCGGGTGGGAGCAAGAGCAAGAGCAGAGACATTGAGGCCGCGCGGACACCGGCGCGGCAAGGCAGGACGGACATTTTACTCGTGCAGCGCTGGGAGGAATCCCAGGCGCGCGGCCTCATCCCTACTTCAGCAACCCTTCATAAAGGAAGACGCCATAGGCCGCTGTTAACGCCCAGCCCATCAGGCGCGGAAGACGGCCCAACAAAGCGATCAGCACAAAATGCAGGACGGCGGAGGCCAGCAGAATAATCAAGCCGGTCTCGAAGAAAGCCGGCGTTTGAATCGGACGGTAGAGGGCATAGATTCCGATGCACAGCGGGATGCAGATGTGGCCATCGCCGACTTGCGAAGTGTACACCACCTCGGGGTTGCCCCGCCAGCCATAGTAAAAAGCCAGGAGCCCGTTGGGCAACACCATCAGCCAACCGCTGAGCCAGCCCAGGTGCCGCGCGCTGATGAAGCCGGTATGGATATTTGAAATCCAGTCCACCAACCAATCGGTGCTGACGTAAATGGCGTAAGCCCCGATTGCCAGCAGGACCAGGTCCACCGGCAGTCTCCAGGTGAAGGATTTGTTTTGCTGAACATTGCTCTTGAGGACATCGAAGACATGGAAACATTGCCAGAACAGGAAAAGTCCTATCAAAACCAGGCCGTCATCGAAGTCGATGTGTCCGTGCCGCGCCATGGCCCAGACCGCCCCGGTAAAGAACAGCACGGCCGCCAGCGTCAGCAGGAGGGATAGGCGGTTAATTTTGCGAATTTGCTGTTGAGCCTTGTTTTTCTTTTTCTTCGATTCTTTTTTCTGGGGAGCGGGCATGAGGTTCATGCCCCAGATGATCGTCGGCACACCGATCAGCAAGGTTAGATTGGTCACGTTGTTGACCAGGCAATTCGTCAGGACTTCCGGGCCTGAACCGGCTTTGGCAGCCAGCAGAAAGGCGAAAATCAAATTGCCCAACCCCGAGCAATACGGCATCACCAGGGTCCCCAGAACCGTTCCTTCAAAGCCGCTGGCATTCATGGCTTCCAGGCGCCAGATCATCAGGACCGAGCCGGCCAGGAAGAGCAGCAGGAAACACCACGGCGCCCAGACGCCGGTTGCTTCGAGTGATTTGATCAGCGAGTCCAATCCAGTTTCGCCAGAACGGCTTCGGCGGGCAGTCCGTAACACTTCACAACCTTATGGCTCGAGGTATGGCCGCGCAGCAGTTCAATGCGGTTGCGCGGGCAATCCAAGGCCTCAGCCAGCAGCTTGATGAGCGCCTGGTTGGCCGCCGCATCCACCGGCGGCGCCGTCACGTGGACGCGCAGTTCCGCCCCCTGCGGCTCTCCAATCCGATTGGCCGCGGCCCGAGGTTGCAGTTTGATAGACAAGAGGATGCCATCGGTTTGAACCCGAAGAAAGCTGGGCACAGTCATTCTGTTGAAAGGATTCTTGCTGCAAAATGTTTGCTCGCCGAGCGCCGTGTTGGGGCCTAACCTACAGCCTCAGCAGAACATGAGCAATTCAAACCGGCTGGCTATCTGGATTCTTTGTGGACTTTTCTTTAGCGCCTGCGCCTCGCATTCCGCAAGTCCTCCTGCCCAGCCGGCTATAGCCGGCCCGGAACCATCCCAAACCGGCGCTGCGGCTCCCAACCCCGCGCCTGCGCCGCCGGCGAAGGACGAGTTAAAGGAGGCCGCAGCCAAACCTGCCGCGCCATTCGAGGGTGAGGGCTGGCACTCGATGTTCGACGGCGAGACCCTGACCGGGTGGCGCCAGACCGCCTTCGCCGGACGTGGCGAGGTCGAATGCCGGTCGGGCTTAATTGTTTTGAACATGGGCGACCCGTTTACGGGAATCAATTGGACCAATTCATTTCCCAAAATGAACTACGAAATCGCCCTGGATGCCATGCGCACGATGGGCGCTGACTTTTTTTGCGGCCTGACCGTTCCGGTAGGGGATTCCTTTTGCAGCCTAATCGTCGGGGGTTGGGGAGGGTCGCTGTTGGGCATATCGAGCCTCGACGGCATGGATGCCTCCGAAAACGACACCACCAAATTCGTTAACTTCGAATCCAAGCGCTGGTACCGCATTCGCCTGCGCGTTACTCAAGGCCGCATCGAGGGCTGGGTTGATGACAAGAAACTCATTGATGTGGGCACAACCGGCAAAAGAATCGACCTGCGCCCCGGCGATATCGAGATGTCAATGCCGATGGGCATTGCCTCCTGGCAGACCTCGTCGGCCTTGCGTGAGATCAAATGCCGAACCGTCGCCGGCCCCGCCGACCCGCCGAAAAAGGAGTTTTGATGGGGACACCGCAGATAACGCAGATTCAGAAAGGGGAGTCCCTCCGAGAGACCACGGACAGGGAAAAAATGGATTTTGAAGTCTGATTTTAGATTTTCGATTAGGGGAGGAATTGCATGGGGGCGATGAAACCGAAGGACTTGTCGGACAGTTATAAGTTCTCCTCGTTGAAGTTCTTCCGCACCGTAAAACCCGAGTAATCGGTTGTCCTTCCACAATCGAAAATCTAAAATCAAGATTCAAAAATCCACTGCAATTCGTATTATGCGGCAGGTGGTCGTAGTTCCACCGCTGCGCTCGCCCGAGGCCAGATGACCAGCAGGGCGCTGGCGAAATCCGCCGGAGAGCGGGCCATCCAGGTTGTGACCTCGCGCGGGCTGAACCAATCGCCCCGCTCGATTTCTTCGGGGTGCAGGGTGAAAGGACCTTCGGCCTCGCAGCGGTAAACCCAGACGTGCTCCTGGTCTGTCTGGGGTGAGGCAGCCATTTTAAACAAGGGCAGCGGAGGGGCGCTGAGAGAGAGCCCGAGTTCCTCGCGCAACTCGCGCACGGCGCAGGCGTCATATGTCTCGCCGGTATCCACGTGGCCCGAGGCCGAGGAATCCCAAAGCCCAGGCTGGCGGTCTTTTGTGAGCGAACGCTTTTGGAGGAAGACCTGGCCCTTGGAATTGAAGACCAGGACATGAATAGCCCGATGCATCAATCCCAGGCGATGGACTTCGCTCCGGGGCCGCTGCCCTACAACCTCGTCGCGCTCGTTGACCACGTCAAAGATTTCCTCAGCCATGGGATCAGCCTGTGGGGAGGCATTTGGTGAGTCGAACAAAATGTTCAACGCTTAAGGTTTCCGCCCGAGCTTGCGGCGAGATGCCAGTCTCGGTAAAGGCCCTGTCGAGCTCGGCGTCGGGCCATTCTGTTTTCAGCCGCTTGAGCATCATCTTGCGTCTTTGCGAGAAGCTGCGCTTAACAATCCTGGCAAAGAGGGCACGTTGCGCAGGGCTGAGCTGGAACTCGCTGCGTCGATGCAG from Verrucomicrobiia bacterium encodes:
- a CDS encoding sodium:calcium symporter, producing MDSLIKSLEATGVWAPWCFLLLFLAGSVLMIWRLEAMNASGFEGTVLGTLVMPYCSGLGNLIFAFLLAAKAGSGPEVLTNCLVNNVTNLTLLIGVPTIIWGMNLMPAPQKKESKKKKNKAQQQIRKINRLSLLLTLAAVLFFTGAVWAMARHGHIDFDDGLVLIGLFLFWQCFHVFDVLKSNVQQNKSFTWRLPVDLVLLAIGAYAIYVSTDWLVDWISNIHTGFISARHLGWLSGWLMVLPNGLLAFYYGWRGNPEVVYTSQVGDGHICIPLCIGIYALYRPIQTPAFFETGLIILLASAVLHFVLIALLGRLPRLMGWALTAAYGVFLYEGLLK
- a CDS encoding DUF1080 domain-containing protein encodes the protein MSNSNRLAIWILCGLFFSACASHSASPPAQPAIAGPEPSQTGAAAPNPAPAPPAKDELKEAAAKPAAPFEGEGWHSMFDGETLTGWRQTAFAGRGEVECRSGLIVLNMGDPFTGINWTNSFPKMNYEIALDAMRTMGADFFCGLTVPVGDSFCSLIVGGWGGSLLGISSLDGMDASENDTTKFVNFESKRWYRIRLRVTQGRIEGWVDDKKLIDVGTTGKRIDLRPGDIEMSMPMGIASWQTSSALREIKCRTVAGPADPPKKEF
- the htpX gene encoding protease HtpX, which codes for MAQIGKRIFLFVLVNILVMLTITVILGLLRVGNYFPQGHLAGLAVLCLVWGFAGAFISLALSRVMAKWMMGVQVIPPDTNDPRLRELVETVHGLARAAGLPKLPEVGIYESNEVNAFATGPTRSRALVAVSSGLLQRMGSKDVEGVLGHEITHVANGDMVTMTLIQGVINAFVLFLARVLAFVVSQALRSRNERDSGGGIVEWMLIMLFQTVFSILGMIVVCWFSRWREFRADAGGARLAGRENMINALKTLARLNDPAAVAAEAQQHPSFQALKISGPRRGVLSLFASHPPLEERIARLEHGAF
- a CDS encoding NUDIX domain-containing protein, which translates into the protein MAEEIFDVVNERDEVVGQRPRSEVHRLGLMHRAIHVLVFNSKGQVFLQKRSLTKDRQPGLWDSSASGHVDTGETYDACAVRELREELGLSLSAPPLPLFKMAASPQTDQEHVWVYRCEAEGPFTLHPEEIERGDWFSPREVTTWMARSPADFASALLVIWPRASAAVELRPPAA
- a CDS encoding DUF167 domain-containing protein, with translation MTVPSFLRVQTDGILLSIKLQPRAAANRIGEPQGAELRVHVTAPPVDAAANQALIKLLAEALDCPRNRIELLRGHTSSHKVVKCYGLPAEAVLAKLDWTR